The DNA region CGCCCCTCGAACCAGGAGAAGTCCCAGCCTTCGGTGGGAGCGGCTTCGGCTTCGGCTACCAGTTGGTCGAAGGTGGGGGAGCTGGGGGGAGTGGGGTTGGGCATGGGGGGATCGTAGGCATCGGGGCGTCGGGTGGGCTACGCGTTTCTGAGGTGCCGGGTCAGCGCCTCGAGGTCGGTCCAGGCATCCGGGCTGCTGCCGTCGCTCAGGGGGTAGTGCAGGGCGGGAGAGGTGGCGGGGCCGAGCGGGGTGGGCGGCTGCGGCAGGGGTGGGTGACGGGCGTGGTCAAGGCCTACGGCTTGTACGTCCGCGGCGCCCAGCGTGAAGGAGACGGGGATGGGCGGGCCTTCGAGGTGGGCCGGAACGGTGAGGTCGTGGCGGGATCGGCGCAGGGTGATGAGCATGGTGCTCAGACCGTGCTCGGCCACGAAGGCCTCGGCGAGTGGTTCAACGGCGTGGAGCGGCGGGGGCTCGTCGGCTGTGTGCCCCAAGGAGAGGGTGACGTCCTCGGTGACGCCGGACTCGGTGCGGGAAACGCGCAGGGTGGCGAGCGCGGGCCGGTCGGGGCGGCCGACGGCGAGCAGGTGGCTGGGGTCGGGAGCGCGGTCCCGGGCCAGGGCGGTCAACTGGCGCGGCGACCAGGGGAGGTTGATGGGTTCGGCGGTGCCCCAGCCGACCGGTCCGGTGCCGGTGAGGTGGTGCCAGGCGGTCTCCAGGGAGCGGCCGAGCAGGAGGTCGGCGTCCGGGGAGTGGTGGCAGCGGAAGGAGACCGTGAGCTGGTGCTCGGCGGGTGTTTCGGACGAGGCGAAGGCGGCCGCGAGGGTCGCTTCGCCGTTCTGGTCGAGCGCCGGTGCGAAGGTGCCGTCCCGCCACTGCAGGACGGCACCCGACAGGCCGTCGTAGTAACCGCAGTCGGGGTCCTGGACCACCCAGCGGTTCGGCGGACCGGTCAGAGCTGTGCGCAGGGGCTGACTCAGGCGCACATGGGATGGCGTGACTATGTGCAGGGCACGGCCGGAGGTCACCGCCGCGCGCAGTACGTCGGAGAGCCACGCGGTCAGAGCGATCACGGGTCGGTCGGTGAGGACGACGGCTGTGGAGTCGGTGAGGACGTCGACGGCAGGCAGGGCCCCTTCGGGTGCCGGGCGAGGGGTGACGTCATGGCCGTCCGGCTCGCCGGGGGTACGGACGACCTGGACCGTGGCCGCGTCCGCGGGCCAGGTGGTGCCGCCGAGCAGCAGCGTGAGGCGGCCGCAGAACGACCCGGCGAGGCTCTCGGCCTCCGGTACGGCGGTCGAGGCGCGGGCCTCGGTCCACCAGAAAGGCACGTCGGGGAACGCCTCCTGGGCGCCCAGGAGGCGCTCGGCCTCGCCCGGCGTATGGACGATGACGGGTGCCTCGACGGAGACGAGCGGGCGGCCCGCAGGGGTGCACAGTTGGATGACGGCGTCGTCGGCGGCGGTGGTCAGGCCCAGATCAGGCCCGCCCGCGTGGAGACCGGCGAGGAGCGCCATGGGGTCGGGCATCTCGGGGGTCAGGGCGATGACGTCCTTGGTCACGGCGTTTCCTTGTCTGGGGCCTTGTCGGCCTCGGGAGTGAGTGCCGTCTGGATGAGCTGCGGACGTCGGCCGCGCCGGACGAGTGTGCCTCGGCCGGGAGGCTGCTGGGAGGCGTACACGCCGGGGAAGAGCTGGCCCTCGCTGCGGTCTCCGGTCATCAGGAGCGCCGTCGCACCGGTCTCGCGCAAGGCGGTCAGGAACGGCTCGAACAGGGCACGGGACGCCCCGGCGACGCGGCGGGTGACGACGAAGTGCAAGCCGATGTCCTGGGCGGAGGAAACGTAAGGAAGGAAGGGCGCGAGGGGCTGCTGGCCCGCGGTGGTGAGGATGTCGTAGTCGTCGACGAGGATCACGATGCGCGGGCCGGTGAAGGTGGGATCCGCGGTGTCGGACCCGTCGGGGTCCGCGGTTTCCGGGAGGCGCTTCTCGAGTTCGGCCGCGATGCCGGTGGCGAGGGCTCCGGCGAGCTTGGCGTTGTGGGCGTAGCCGCCTCGGTAGGGCTCGGGGATGTGGCCGCGCAGACCGCGGCGGGGGTCGAAGACGCCGAAGACGAGCTCCTTGTCCCCGTACCTGTCGATGAGCTGACCGGCGATCAGCTTGAGCAGGTTGGTCTTGCCGCACTCGTTGTCGCCCAGGATCAGCAGGTGCTGATCGCGGTCGAAGAGGTCGACGTGGACCGGTCCGAGAGTGTCCTGGTCGACTCCGATCGGCACCCGGTCGGGTTCGGCAGCGGGCGCGGGGAGCTTCGCCGCGGGCAGGCTGAGCGGCAGGACCCTTACGGGGGCGACGGGTTCACCGTGCCAGATGGCCGCGACGGTGCGGGCCGCGTCCTCCAGGGCGGTGCCGAGGTCGCCGGTAGCGGTGGAGCCGTCGGTTCGGGGAAGCGCGGTCTGCGCGAAGAGCTTGCCGTCGGTGAGGACGCGTCCGGGCGTGTCCGCGGTGAACGCCTCGGCGAGCTTGCGGTCGATCGTGGAATCGGTCGGGTCGTTCAGGCGCAGCTCGACGCGCGTGCCGAACAGCGACTGAGTGGCGATCCGGACGTCGTTCCAGCGGAGCATGCCCGCGACGACGTGGATGCCGTAGCCGCCGCCCCGCTTGAGCAGGTCGGCCACGGCCTCGTCGAGTTCGTCGAACTCCTCGCGCAGCGCGCCGAAGCCGTCGACGAGCAGCACGAGGTCCGTGGAGCCGATCTCGGGCAGGTCGCCGCTGGCACGCATCCGGCGCAGTTGATCGAGGGAGTCGATGCCGTGCTCGCGGAACAACTCCTCGCGCAGAGCGAGTTGGGCGGCGAGTTCGGCCACGGTACGGGCGAGGCGTTCCTGGTCGGCGCGGGACGCGATGCCGCCGACGTGCGGCAGCCCCGCGAGCGCGGACAGGCCGCCGCCGACCAGGTCGAGGCCGTACACGGCGACGTCGTACGGAGTGTGCGTGAGCGCGAGCGACAGCGTGAGGGTGCGCAGGAGCGTGGTCTTGCCGGACTGCGGTCCACCGATGACGGCGACATGGCCGCCCGCGACGTTCAGGTCGAGGGTCCACTCCCCCTGCCATTGCTTGGCCGGGTCGTCGAGGACACCGAGCGGGACGCGCAGATGGCCGTGGGAGCGGGTCAGGTGCAGGCCGCGCCCGGAGACACCGAGAGGTCCGGCCGCGGAGTCGAGGGCGATGGCGTCGGGCAGCGGCGGCAGCCAGATGCGGCGTACGGGCGGTGCGGCGGTGGTGAGTTGTTCCACTATCGTGGACATGGTGGTGGGGCCGGTCTGCCGCTCACGGGTTCCGCTCTCCTCCGGCCCCGCGGCACCTGTCCGCGCCTGGGTGTTGAAGGCGGGGTAGGGCCAGGCGAGGCTCCGGGCGACGGAGGTGTCGACCGGAGCGGGGCCGCGCCAGGCTCCGGAGACGTATCCGGCTTTGAATCGCGTGTACGTGGACGTGTCCACCTTCAGATAGCCGAACCCTGGAAGCGGCGGAAGCTGGAAGGCGTCGACGGTGTCGAGGACCGTGCGCGACTCGTCGGCGGAGAAGGTCCGAAGCCCGAGCCGGTACGAAAGGTATGTCTCGAGGCCCTTCAGCTTCCCGCTCTCGATGCGCTGGCTGGACAGCAGCAGATGCACGCCGATGGACCGGCCGATCCGTCCGATGGACAGGAAGAGATCGATGAAGTCCGGCTTGGCGGTGATGAGTTCGCCGAACTCGTCGATGACGACGAAGAGATGCGGCAGCGGTTCGAGCCCTCGGGCCGGCTCCTTGGCACGCAGTGCGGCGTAGTGACCGATGTCGGCGACGTTCCCCGCGTCCTTGAGGACCTGCTGGCGGCGGGTGATCTCTCCGGCGAGGCTGGTGTGGACGCGTTCGACGAGGTCGGCCTGGTTCTCCAGGTTCGTGATGACGCCCGCGACGTGCGGAAGGCTCGTGAACGGCGCGAACGTGGCGCCGCCCTTGTAGTCGACGAGAACCATGGCCAGGTCCTCGGGCGGATGTGTGGCGGTGAGCGCCAGGACGAGCGTGCGCAGCAGTTCGCTCTTGCCGGAGCCGGTCGCGCCGACGCACAGTCCGTGCGGGCCCATGCCCAGCTCGGCGGACTCCTTGAGGTCGAGCAGCACCGGCTCGTGCCGGTCGTCGACGCCGATGGGCACCCGCAGGAAGTCCCTTTCGCCGCGCGACGCCCACAGGTGCGCCAGGTCGAGGACCGCCGGGTCGTCGACGCCGAGCAGGCCGGGGAAGTCGACGGGGCCGGACACCGGTGTGCCTTCGGCGGCGGACTCGGCGGACAGCCTGAGCGGCGCGAGGAGGCGGGCGATTCCCTCGACGCCGGGCACGCTCGTGGCGTCCGCGAGCCCCTGGGTCCGGCGGCCGTCGGAGGTGCGCAGGTCCTCGACAGTGACCTGGTCGCCGGAGACGGTGATGCGGACGCTGACCTCGTCCGGCTCGTGGATCTGCTCGGCCAGCAGGTGCAGCACGGTGACGCCCATGTCGGCGAGCCCGACGGCCGCGTCCGGGCGCGGCAGTTCCACCGCGGTCTCCCCGTACACGTCGCTGACCACCAGCATCCGGTCCGTCATCCGCAGCGCCCGCTTGTCGGACAGGCCGCGGCGCACCTCGGCGGCGTAGGAGGCGCGGCGGCGCAGGTCCGCTGAGCACAGCCGGGCGAGCTGGGCCAGGTCGGGGGCGATTCGGCGGGCGCCGACGGGCTCCTCGTACGCGTCCGGGTCGACGCTCCGGTCGAGGACGTGGGGCAGCCATTTGCCCCACTCCCAGTCGGCGAGCCGTTCCCCGGGCACGCCGAGCGCGATCGCCACGTCGTCCGGCGCGTGCGTGACCGCTGCCTGGGCGAGCAGCGCGCGGGCCACCGTGAGGACGCCCTCGCGGTCGCCGACGACGCTCACGTTGCCCGCTCTGTCGAGAGGCACGGTCAGCGGGAAGTCGGGGGCCACGGCGAACCGCGCCTGCAGGGCGCGTGCCTCGTTGAGCATGAACGGATCGGGCGGCGTGAGCACCCCGCTCCCGCTGTGCTGCTCGATCACGACCTCCTGCGCCGGTACGTCACCGGTGCCGACGCGCACGTCGAGGAAGTCGGCGTCGGCGCGGCGCCGCTCCCACAGCCGCGCGGGGTCGCGCACGAGGTCGTACAGGGCTTCGGGCGGCGGATTCAGCAGGCGTCCGCGCTGCCGCAGCTCCCGCTCCGCTGCCGCGAGTTCCGTGCGCTGCTCCTCCACGTACTCCAGGTACCGCTCGCGCTGGGTACGCCGGGTGCGCTGGGCCTTGCCGCGCTGCGACACGAACAGCGCGACCGCGGCGAACAGGGCGAACACAAGGACCACGGCTCCGAGCGCAGCGAACTGGCTGGACCGGATCACGGTCATCATCACGACCGAGCCCATCACGCCCGCCATCGGAAGGAGCGCGGTGGCGGCGTTGCCCAGCTTGCCCTCGGGAAGGTTCGGGGGCGGCTCGATCAGGTGCCGGCCGGGGGCTGCGGGGGGTCGGGTGGAGCGGGCGGGGCGGTGGACGAGGTGGTGGGTCATCGCGGGCTCCGGTGGATCTTCTTGTGCCTGCGGTACGTCATCGTGGGCGTCACCGCACCCGTACCGCGCGGCGCAGCGCCTCGGCGGCGAGGCGAGTGGCCGCCTGCCGGGTACCGGCGGCGAGCCGGGTGGCGTCGATCGCCCCGCCCCCGGCCAGGTGGCGGTCGTACGGCACGGGCACGACGGTGACGCCGGTCTCCCGCAGATGCGCGGCCGCGGCCTTCGCGTTCAGCGTCATGTCGGGTGAGTTGGCGGTCAGGGCGACGACAGTGGTGGTGAGCGCGGAGTGCGGGAGCTGCCCGAGCCAGTCCAGGACGAGCCGGGTCCCGCCCACGCCCTCGGGTGTCATCGGGGCGACGACCACGCGCGCGTGCGCGGTGTCCATGGCGGTGCGGGCGACCTCGCCCGGGAGCGTCTCGCAGTCGACGACGGTCGTGGCGAAGTGGCGGCGCAGGGCGAGGGTGACGGTGCGGTACGTCGCCACGTCCAGGGGTGCCCCGACTCGCCCCTGGCTTGCGGGCAGCAGCCAGGCGCCGTCGCTGACCGGCACGAGGTAGCCCGTGATGTCAGTCAACTGCATCGCGGGGTGCAGGATCCGGGCCAGGTCCGCGCACGCCCAGCGCACCGACTCCGCGCCCAGCCGCACCGGCAGTGTGCCGAGCGCGGCGTCCGCCTCCAGGGCGAGAACCGGGTCGTGCCGGTAGTGCCCGAATGCTCGACCGAGGAGCGCGGCGACGGTCGTCTTGCCGACGCCACCGCGGATGGATGTCACGGCGACGACCCGGCCCGTGGTGACCGGCTGCTGGATGTCCCGCGCGATGCGGGACTCCTCCGTCACCTCCTGCGCGGCCGAGGCGGTGAGCCGTCGGATCGTG from Streptomyces flavofungini includes:
- a CDS encoding DUF6177 family protein — translated: MTKDVIALTPEMPDPMALLAGLHAGGPDLGLTTAADDAVIQLCTPAGRPLVSVEAPVIVHTPGEAERLLGAQEAFPDVPFWWTEARASTAVPEAESLAGSFCGRLTLLLGGTTWPADAATVQVVRTPGEPDGHDVTPRPAPEGALPAVDVLTDSTAVVLTDRPVIALTAWLSDVLRAAVTSGRALHIVTPSHVRLSQPLRTALTGPPNRWVVQDPDCGYYDGLSGAVLQWRDGTFAPALDQNGEATLAAAFASSETPAEHQLTVSFRCHHSPDADLLLGRSLETAWHHLTGTGPVGWGTAEPINLPWSPRQLTALARDRAPDPSHLLAVGRPDRPALATLRVSRTESGVTEDVTLSLGHTADEPPPLHAVEPLAEAFVAEHGLSTMLITLRRSRHDLTVPAHLEGPPIPVSFTLGAADVQAVGLDHARHPPLPQPPTPLGPATSPALHYPLSDGSSPDAWTDLEALTRHLRNA
- the eccCb gene encoding type VII secretion protein EccCb; this encodes MTHHLVHRPARSTRPPAAPGRHLIEPPPNLPEGKLGNAATALLPMAGVMGSVVMMTVIRSSQFAALGAVVLVFALFAAVALFVSQRGKAQRTRRTQRERYLEYVEEQRTELAAAERELRQRGRLLNPPPEALYDLVRDPARLWERRRADADFLDVRVGTGDVPAQEVVIEQHSGSGVLTPPDPFMLNEARALQARFAVAPDFPLTVPLDRAGNVSVVGDREGVLTVARALLAQAAVTHAPDDVAIALGVPGERLADWEWGKWLPHVLDRSVDPDAYEEPVGARRIAPDLAQLARLCSADLRRRASYAAEVRRGLSDKRALRMTDRMLVVSDVYGETAVELPRPDAAVGLADMGVTVLHLLAEQIHEPDEVSVRITVSGDQVTVEDLRTSDGRRTQGLADATSVPGVEGIARLLAPLRLSAESAAEGTPVSGPVDFPGLLGVDDPAVLDLAHLWASRGERDFLRVPIGVDDRHEPVLLDLKESAELGMGPHGLCVGATGSGKSELLRTLVLALTATHPPEDLAMVLVDYKGGATFAPFTSLPHVAGVITNLENQADLVERVHTSLAGEITRRQQVLKDAGNVADIGHYAALRAKEPARGLEPLPHLFVVIDEFGELITAKPDFIDLFLSIGRIGRSIGVHLLLSSQRIESGKLKGLETYLSYRLGLRTFSADESRTVLDTVDAFQLPPLPGFGYLKVDTSTYTRFKAGYVSGAWRGPAPVDTSVARSLAWPYPAFNTQARTGAAGPEESGTRERQTGPTTMSTIVEQLTTAAPPVRRIWLPPLPDAIALDSAAGPLGVSGRGLHLTRSHGHLRVPLGVLDDPAKQWQGEWTLDLNVAGGHVAVIGGPQSGKTTLLRTLTLSLALTHTPYDVAVYGLDLVGGGLSALAGLPHVGGIASRADQERLARTVAELAAQLALREELFREHGIDSLDQLRRMRASGDLPEIGSTDLVLLVDGFGALREEFDELDEAVADLLKRGGGYGIHVVAGMLRWNDVRIATQSLFGTRVELRLNDPTDSTIDRKLAEAFTADTPGRVLTDGKLFAQTALPRTDGSTATGDLGTALEDAARTVAAIWHGEPVAPVRVLPLSLPAAKLPAPAAEPDRVPIGVDQDTLGPVHVDLFDRDQHLLILGDNECGKTNLLKLIAGQLIDRYGDKELVFGVFDPRRGLRGHIPEPYRGGYAHNAKLAGALATGIAAELEKRLPETADPDGSDTADPTFTGPRIVILVDDYDILTTAGQQPLAPFLPYVSSAQDIGLHFVVTRRVAGASRALFEPFLTALRETGATALLMTGDRSEGQLFPGVYASQQPPGRGTLVRRGRRPQLIQTALTPEADKAPDKETP
- a CDS encoding MinD/ParA family ATP-binding protein, with product MAQGQGQRRDDWQRDVLRDLGAQPRARTAAQGTSGPDAGTAPMRTAVARTEANASGTSGTPGAPARTQSTPTPPHPPTALPTGPRTHVTPRTPHPPNLPTPESTPTLDPRLALAQGRPQHGDSALRRTGRTIRRLTASAAQEVTEESRIARDIQQPVTTGRVVAVTSIRGGVGKTTVAALLGRAFGHYRHDPVLALEADAALGTLPVRLGAESVRWACADLARILHPAMQLTDITGYLVPVSDGAWLLPASQGRVGAPLDVATYRTVTLALRRHFATTVVDCETLPGEVARTAMDTAHARVVVAPMTPEGVGGTRLVLDWLGQLPHSALTTTVVALTANSPDMTLNAKAAAAHLRETGVTVVPVPYDRHLAGGGAIDATRLAAGTRQAATRLAAEALRRAVRVR